In one Nocardioides luteus genomic region, the following are encoded:
- a CDS encoding acyltransferase family protein has translation MSSNWRADVQGLRAVAVGLVIAGHAGLSGFEGGFVGVDVFFVLSGFLITTLLLRETDRSGTVSISQFYARRARRILPAATATMLVVLTYSAIVLPQTRTDQIAGDAGWAAVFLANVHFAKEAVDYFNNAAPSPFQHYWSLSVEEQFYVVWPLLVLAVALWIPKHHRRRAVTALAALVAVVSLAWSLHATAADPTTAYFSTPARAFELAAGALLACVAGRLQVATSATRTGRIAATALGVAGVGTLVHATASFSEATHFPGWHALVPVLATAALLVAGPATPTGWLLSQQPLRYLGDISFSLYLWHWPILILAPDVIPGGGVRQLLIMLALILAASAASYHWIEMPFQRHRIPHLTKGRRALALWPAAAALALVAGTSSQAYAGYQVDVAKANAEEWFKENPDVLETDDKPVTGVLKTTIEAAEEGAPLPPEAKFDASDSWAERGGYCYAGYGETELDGDCVYGDGKAERTVAVVGDSHIGMWLPALDTLAERQHVKLIPFVKLGCAAYGVKQKSSKMTVEECEDFRKWTNEQIAELNPDTIVVGARGMLDMEERDGVSTEEQWREGVRDGVRSFEKITPDVRVFADVPAVDNDPGECLSDARNLLEDCVVKADGTEVDSNEVTQEALEGTEAAYVDIVDLVCTERCPLVVGDVVTYYDDSHITATWVDRVTPALGKRLGRLDRSA, from the coding sequence ATGAGCTCGAACTGGCGCGCCGATGTTCAAGGTCTCCGTGCCGTCGCTGTCGGTCTGGTGATCGCAGGACACGCGGGACTCTCGGGGTTCGAAGGTGGGTTCGTCGGAGTCGACGTCTTCTTCGTCCTCTCCGGGTTCCTGATCACCACTCTGCTGCTGCGTGAGACCGACCGCAGCGGCACGGTCAGCATCAGCCAGTTCTACGCCCGCCGCGCCCGCCGGATCCTCCCGGCGGCGACCGCGACGATGCTGGTCGTACTCACCTACAGCGCCATCGTCCTGCCCCAGACGCGCACCGACCAGATCGCCGGCGACGCGGGCTGGGCGGCGGTCTTCCTGGCCAACGTGCACTTCGCCAAGGAGGCCGTCGACTACTTCAACAACGCCGCGCCCTCGCCGTTCCAGCACTACTGGTCGCTCTCGGTCGAGGAGCAGTTCTACGTCGTCTGGCCGCTGCTGGTGCTCGCCGTCGCGCTCTGGATCCCGAAGCACCACCGCCGCCGCGCGGTCACCGCGCTCGCCGCGCTCGTCGCGGTGGTCAGCCTCGCCTGGTCGCTGCACGCGACCGCTGCCGACCCGACCACGGCCTACTTCTCCACGCCGGCCAGGGCGTTCGAGCTCGCCGCCGGCGCCCTGCTGGCCTGCGTCGCGGGTCGTCTGCAGGTCGCGACCAGCGCGACCCGGACCGGGCGTATCGCCGCGACGGCGCTCGGGGTCGCCGGCGTCGGCACCCTCGTCCACGCCACCGCCAGCTTCAGCGAGGCGACCCACTTCCCGGGCTGGCACGCCCTGGTCCCGGTGCTCGCGACGGCCGCGCTCCTGGTCGCCGGCCCTGCCACCCCGACCGGCTGGCTGCTCTCCCAGCAGCCGCTGCGCTACCTGGGCGACATCTCGTTCAGCCTCTACCTGTGGCACTGGCCGATCCTGATCCTCGCTCCCGACGTGATCCCGGGCGGCGGTGTCCGTCAGCTGCTGATCATGCTGGCGCTCATCCTGGCCGCCTCCGCGGCGAGCTACCACTGGATCGAGATGCCCTTCCAGCGTCACCGGATCCCTCACCTCACCAAGGGCCGGCGCGCGCTCGCCCTCTGGCCCGCCGCCGCTGCCCTCGCCCTGGTCGCCGGCACGAGCTCCCAGGCGTACGCCGGCTATCAGGTCGACGTCGCCAAGGCCAACGCCGAGGAGTGGTTCAAGGAGAACCCCGACGTCCTCGAGACCGACGACAAACCGGTGACCGGCGTGCTGAAGACGACGATCGAGGCCGCGGAGGAGGGTGCGCCGCTGCCGCCCGAGGCCAAGTTCGACGCGAGCGACTCGTGGGCCGAGCGCGGCGGCTACTGCTACGCGGGCTACGGCGAGACCGAGCTCGACGGCGACTGTGTCTACGGCGACGGCAAGGCCGAGCGCACCGTGGCCGTCGTCGGCGATTCCCACATCGGGATGTGGCTCCCCGCGCTCGACACCCTCGCCGAGCGTCAGCACGTGAAGCTGATCCCGTTCGTGAAGCTCGGTTGTGCTGCGTACGGGGTCAAGCAGAAGTCCTCGAAGATGACCGTCGAGGAGTGCGAGGACTTCCGCAAATGGACCAACGAGCAGATCGCCGAGCTCAACCCCGACACGATCGTCGTCGGCGCCCGCGGCATGCTCGACATGGAGGAACGCGACGGCGTCTCGACCGAGGAGCAGTGGCGTGAGGGCGTACGCGACGGCGTCAGGTCCTTCGAGAAGATCACTCCCGACGTACGCGTCTTCGCCGACGTCCCCGCCGTCGACAACGACCCCGGCGAGTGCCTCTCCGACGCCCGCAACCTCCTCGAGGACTGCGTCGTGAAGGCCGACGGCACCGAGGTCGACTCCAACGAGGTGACCCAGGAGGCGCTCGAGGGCACCGAGGCCGCGTACGTCGACATCGTCGACCTGGTCTGCACCGAGCGCTGCCCGCTCGTCGTCGGCGACGTCGTCACCTACTACGACGACTCCCACATCACCGCGACCTGGGTCGACCGGGTCACCCCGGCCCTCGGCAAGCGCCTCGGCCGCCTGGACCGTTCCGCCTAG
- a CDS encoding LLM class flavin-dependent oxidoreductase, which yields MTRPLRRLGFLTIGLFDPAAPAAGHEETLQIIELGEELGFDSAWLRHRHLQYGISSPIAVMAAATQRTSRIELGTAVTPLGLENPFRLAEDLGTVDVLSDRGSGGRINPGVSVGPPMNYDALKDHLYPDTHDVEDFTYTRVERLLHNLEGKPVSTFEGTRGIETFSRSIQPQSPGLRERVWYGGGSTRSVTWAAEHGLNLLTSSVIDAEGEDFAQIQRAQIDLFRSLHPAGEAARVSQGLVVIPTDSATPEQKQKYEAYAAARLPRTREPQQLGPHKRAFFAPDLVGSSEQLAEQLGNHAGFQAVDEVAFALPFTFAHEDYVQILTDMATRLGPMLGWSPGARGR from the coding sequence ATGACGCGACCGCTCCGCAGGCTCGGCTTCCTCACGATCGGGCTCTTCGACCCCGCCGCACCGGCCGCCGGTCACGAGGAGACCCTGCAGATCATCGAGCTGGGCGAGGAGCTCGGCTTCGACTCGGCCTGGCTGCGCCACCGCCACCTGCAATACGGGATCTCGTCACCGATCGCGGTGATGGCCGCGGCCACCCAGCGCACCTCGCGGATCGAGCTCGGCACCGCGGTCACGCCGCTCGGGCTGGAGAACCCGTTCCGCCTCGCCGAGGACCTCGGCACGGTCGACGTGCTCTCCGACCGCGGCAGCGGCGGCCGGATCAACCCGGGCGTCAGCGTCGGACCGCCGATGAACTACGACGCGCTCAAGGACCATCTCTACCCCGACACCCACGACGTCGAGGACTTCACCTACACCCGCGTCGAGCGGCTCCTCCACAACCTCGAGGGCAAGCCGGTCTCGACGTTCGAGGGCACCCGCGGGATCGAGACGTTCTCCCGGAGCATCCAGCCGCAGTCGCCGGGTCTGCGCGAGCGGGTCTGGTACGGCGGCGGCTCCACCCGCAGCGTCACCTGGGCCGCCGAGCACGGCCTCAACCTCCTCACTTCGAGCGTGATCGATGCCGAGGGCGAAGATTTTGCCCAGATCCAGCGCGCGCAGATCGACCTCTTCCGGTCGCTGCATCCCGCGGGCGAGGCCGCCCGCGTCTCCCAGGGTCTCGTCGTCATCCCGACCGACTCGGCGACGCCGGAGCAGAAGCAGAAGTACGAGGCGTACGCCGCCGCCCGGCTGCCCCGCACTCGCGAGCCTCAGCAGCTGGGTCCGCACAAGCGCGCCTTTTTCGCCCCTGACCTGGTCGGAAGCAGCGAGCAGCTGGCCGAGCAGCTCGGCAACCATGCGGGCTTCCAGGCGGTCGACGAGGTGGCCTTCGCGCTGCCGTTCACGTTCGCCCACGAGGACTACGTGCAGATCCTCACCGACATGGCGACGAGGCTCGGACCGATGCTCGGCTGGTCGCCGGGCGCACGCGGCCGCTGA
- a CDS encoding deoxyribonuclease IV encodes MAVAIGAHVDQTDPVAEATARGASLVQFFLGDPQSYKGPVVTYAEGAAALKARAEEAGVDLYVHAPYIINVATTNNRIRIPSRKLLQQHMDTAAEVGAKGLIVHGGHVNKDDDPAKGFDNWRKAIEATDIKVPLLIENTAGGDNAMARYLDRIAGVWEAISTAEGAENVGFCLDTCHAHAGGNPLETLVEDVRKITGRIDLVHCNDSRDEFDSGADRHANFGAGRIDPDLLAGVVRDAGAPVICETPGGAAEHTSDFAWLRERL; translated from the coding sequence ATGGCTGTTGCGATCGGTGCCCACGTAGACCAGACCGACCCCGTCGCCGAGGCGACCGCGCGCGGGGCGAGCCTGGTGCAGTTCTTCCTCGGCGACCCGCAGTCCTACAAGGGCCCGGTCGTGACGTACGCCGAGGGTGCCGCAGCGCTCAAGGCCCGCGCGGAGGAGGCCGGTGTCGATCTCTACGTCCACGCGCCCTACATCATCAACGTCGCCACGACGAACAACCGGATCCGGATCCCGAGCCGCAAGCTCCTCCAGCAGCACATGGACACCGCGGCCGAGGTCGGCGCCAAGGGCCTGATCGTCCACGGCGGTCACGTCAACAAGGACGACGACCCGGCGAAGGGCTTCGACAACTGGCGCAAGGCGATCGAGGCCACCGACATCAAGGTCCCGCTCCTGATCGAGAACACGGCCGGCGGCGACAACGCGATGGCGCGCTACCTCGACCGGATCGCCGGCGTCTGGGAGGCGATCTCCACCGCCGAGGGCGCGGAGAACGTGGGCTTCTGCCTCGACACCTGCCACGCCCACGCCGGTGGAAATCCGCTCGAGACGTTGGTCGAGGACGTCCGCAAGATCACCGGCCGCATCGACCTGGTCCACTGCAACGACTCCCGCGACGAGTTCGACTCCGGAGCCGACCGCCATGCCAACTTCGGCGCCGGACGCATCGACCCCGACCTGCTCGCGGGCGTGGTCCGCGACGCCGGCGCTCCGGTCATCTGCGAGACCCCGGGCGGCGCCGCGGAGCACACCAGCGACTTCGCCTGGCTCCGCGAGCGGCTCTGA
- a CDS encoding metal-sensitive transcriptional regulator, producing the protein MDEHTGPEGHADHGYLHNKNKEAYLKRLKRIEGQVRGLQRMVEDEAYCIDILTQVSASTKALQAVALGLLDEHLGHCVAGAVQNGGAEADEKLAEASAAIARLVRS; encoded by the coding sequence ATGGACGAGCACACCGGGCCCGAAGGCCACGCGGATCACGGATACCTCCACAACAAGAACAAAGAGGCGTATCTCAAGCGCCTCAAGCGCATCGAAGGTCAGGTGCGCGGGCTCCAGCGGATGGTCGAGGACGAGGCCTACTGCATCGACATCCTCACCCAGGTCTCCGCCTCCACCAAGGCGCTCCAGGCGGTCGCTCTCGGGCTGCTCGACGAGCACCTCGGTCACTGCGTCGCCGGCGCGGTCCAGAACGGTGGCGCCGAGGCCGACGAGAAGCTCGCCGAGGCCTCTGCTGCCATCGCGCGCCTCGTCCGGTCCTGA
- a CDS encoding heavy-metal-associated domain-containing protein: MSTQNFTVVGMTCGHCVASVTEEVTEIAGVSNVDVDLASGNVTVTAAEPISDDAIRAAVEEAGYSLA; encoded by the coding sequence ATGAGCACCCAGAACTTCACCGTCGTCGGCATGACCTGTGGCCACTGCGTCGCCTCCGTCACCGAGGAGGTCACCGAGATCGCCGGTGTGAGCAACGTCGACGTCGACCTGGCCTCCGGCAACGTCACCGTCACCGCCGCCGAGCCGATCTCTGACGACGCCATCCGCGCGGCCGTCGAAGAGGCCGGCTACTCGCTGGCCTGA
- a CDS encoding heavy metal translocating P-type ATPase, with amino-acid sequence MSPTAATPTEQQLEIEGMTCASCVRRVTKAISRVEGVEDANVNLATETALVHFDPTRTDLAEISAAIEKAGYQAILRSSTVDNPQEPHVAEDDRDVRRETELVQLKRRWITALAVGLGLMALMYVPLPVDAMEPVMSIVLVVAAITQWWAGREIYLAAARGLRHGSVDMNTLVTLGTGIAFAYSAFVTLWMGQAEAWGLPLHLYFETALVIVALVLMGRWLEARAKSRTADAVKALVGLMPETATVVRNGRDVTVPVANLKVGDRIRVRAGEKIPVDGRIVAGASYVDESMLTGESDPVRKAEGDIVIGATINQTGSFEIEATAVGSETTLAQIIAMVESAQGSGTKLQRLADRVSEVFVPAVLVVAALTFVGWLVLGPDAERLTSAVTAAIAVLIIACPCALGLATPAAVMVGAGRAAELGVLVGSGETLERARSVTAIVFDKTGTITHGKPEVSDITVAADWAPDALVRIAAAAETGSDHPLATALRARAEASGDAADAQVSAFEAHPGRGISAVVDGRRVVVGNSAMLADEGIDAADNGSVLVAVDGTYAGSIRVEDQVRDEARETVRLLEESGVEVHILSGDAASTVAKVADEVGVRHAAGGLLPEEKLARIHQLQADGKVVAMVGDGINDAPALAQADVGIAIGTGTDVALAASDITLVGGDLRGVVTALALSRRTVATIKQGLFWAFAYNVLLIPVAALALLDPVLAGAAMAMSSVSVVTNALRLRGFRRPETPEAYAGRGLLTKARDGGYLLVTAVIALSIGAALTYLSRTEPAQRGMNGILEWAQGMSPMRPSMTEMHEVDIAPVASDESGIDVAITRREGGLRFLVTDAATGEPVTDLGRTHQAWMHVIVTSEDLSWFRHLHAEPTGRPGELETDVTFPAGGTYRVDTEFRRRADMADVLDRQQLTIDGTQPPAVPLEASPRSSTVDNLTVTLEGSLVADQQSDLHFRFEDGDGRIVDDLQPYLGAAGHVVVMSADGETFVHGHAEGAELAVPGATFGPELGLHLDVPEAGLYRLWAQFRLGDGEVITVPFTVEAVDSAAGSAG; translated from the coding sequence ATGAGCCCCACCGCCGCCACCCCCACGGAGCAGCAGCTCGAGATCGAGGGCATGACCTGCGCGAGCTGCGTGCGCCGCGTCACCAAGGCCATCAGTCGTGTCGAGGGTGTCGAGGACGCCAACGTCAACCTCGCCACCGAGACCGCCCTGGTGCACTTCGATCCCACCCGCACCGACCTCGCCGAGATCAGCGCCGCCATCGAGAAGGCGGGCTATCAGGCGATCCTGCGATCGTCGACTGTTGACAATCCGCAGGAGCCTCACGTAGCTGAGGATGATCGGGACGTACGCCGCGAGACAGAGCTCGTCCAGCTCAAGCGGCGGTGGATCACGGCCCTGGCGGTGGGGCTCGGCCTGATGGCCCTGATGTACGTCCCGCTCCCCGTCGACGCGATGGAGCCGGTCATGTCGATCGTGCTCGTGGTCGCTGCGATCACCCAGTGGTGGGCGGGCCGGGAGATCTACCTCGCGGCGGCGCGCGGCCTGCGCCACGGCTCCGTCGACATGAACACCCTGGTCACGCTCGGCACCGGCATCGCCTTCGCCTACAGCGCCTTCGTGACCCTGTGGATGGGGCAGGCCGAGGCGTGGGGCCTGCCGCTCCACCTCTACTTCGAGACCGCCCTGGTCATCGTCGCGCTGGTGCTGATGGGCCGCTGGCTGGAGGCCCGGGCCAAGTCGCGTACGGCCGATGCGGTCAAGGCCCTCGTCGGTCTGATGCCGGAGACGGCCACGGTCGTCCGCAACGGCCGTGACGTCACCGTCCCGGTCGCGAACCTGAAGGTCGGCGACCGGATCCGGGTGCGCGCCGGGGAGAAGATCCCGGTCGACGGCCGCATCGTCGCCGGGGCGTCGTACGTCGACGAGTCCATGCTCACCGGCGAGAGCGACCCCGTGCGGAAGGCCGAGGGCGACATCGTCATCGGCGCGACCATCAACCAGACCGGCTCGTTCGAGATCGAGGCGACCGCGGTCGGCTCCGAGACCACGCTGGCGCAGATCATCGCGATGGTCGAGTCCGCGCAGGGCTCCGGCACCAAGCTGCAGCGTTTGGCCGACCGGGTCTCCGAGGTGTTCGTGCCCGCCGTCCTGGTCGTGGCCGCACTGACCTTCGTGGGCTGGCTCGTCCTCGGGCCTGACGCCGAGCGACTCACCAGCGCCGTCACCGCGGCCATCGCGGTCCTCATCATCGCCTGCCCCTGTGCCCTCGGCCTGGCCACCCCGGCCGCCGTCATGGTCGGCGCCGGGCGCGCCGCCGAGCTCGGTGTGCTGGTCGGGTCGGGCGAGACCCTCGAGCGCGCCCGCTCCGTGACCGCCATCGTCTTCGACAAGACCGGCACCATCACCCACGGCAAGCCCGAGGTCTCCGACATCACCGTGGCCGCCGACTGGGCCCCGGATGCGCTCGTCCGCATCGCCGCGGCCGCCGAGACCGGCAGCGACCACCCGCTGGCCACGGCGCTCCGAGCCCGCGCGGAAGCGTCCGGAGACGCCGCCGACGCGCAGGTCTCGGCGTTCGAGGCCCACCCCGGACGCGGGATCAGCGCCGTCGTCGACGGGCGCCGGGTCGTCGTCGGCAACTCGGCGATGCTGGCCGACGAGGGCATCGACGCCGCCGACAACGGCTCGGTCCTGGTCGCGGTCGACGGGACGTACGCCGGGTCGATCCGCGTCGAGGACCAGGTCCGAGACGAGGCCCGGGAGACGGTCCGCCTGCTCGAGGAGTCGGGCGTCGAGGTGCACATCCTCAGCGGCGACGCGGCATCGACGGTGGCGAAGGTGGCCGACGAGGTCGGCGTACGCCATGCCGCCGGCGGCCTCCTGCCCGAGGAGAAGCTCGCCCGGATCCACCAGCTCCAGGCCGACGGCAAGGTCGTCGCGATGGTCGGCGACGGGATCAACGACGCCCCGGCGCTGGCCCAGGCCGACGTCGGGATCGCGATCGGCACCGGGACCGACGTCGCGCTCGCCGCCTCCGACATCACCCTGGTCGGCGGCGACCTCCGCGGCGTGGTGACCGCACTGGCGCTCTCCCGCCGCACCGTCGCGACGATCAAGCAGGGCCTGTTCTGGGCGTTCGCCTACAACGTGCTCCTCATCCCCGTCGCCGCTCTCGCCCTGCTCGACCCGGTCCTCGCCGGCGCTGCGATGGCGATGAGCTCGGTCAGCGTGGTCACGAACGCGCTGCGCCTGCGCGGCTTCCGCCGACCCGAGACCCCCGAGGCGTACGCCGGTCGCGGCCTCCTCACCAAGGCCCGCGACGGTGGATATCTGCTGGTCACGGCCGTGATCGCGCTCTCGATCGGGGCTGCGCTGACCTACCTGTCGCGCACCGAGCCCGCGCAGCGGGGCATGAACGGCATCCTGGAGTGGGCGCAGGGGATGAGCCCGATGCGGCCGTCGATGACGGAGATGCACGAGGTCGACATCGCCCCCGTCGCCTCCGACGAGTCGGGCATCGACGTGGCGATCACCCGGCGCGAGGGCGGGCTCCGGTTCCTGGTGACGGACGCCGCGACCGGTGAGCCGGTGACCGACCTCGGCCGCACCCACCAGGCCTGGATGCACGTGATCGTGACCAGTGAGGATCTCTCCTGGTTCCGTCACCTGCACGCCGAGCCGACCGGCCGCCCGGGCGAGCTCGAGACCGACGTGACCTTCCCCGCGGGAGGCACCTACCGGGTCGACACCGAGTTCCGCCGCCGGGCCGACATGGCCGATGTCCTCGACCGCCAGCAGCTCACGATCGACGGTACGCAGCCTCCGGCCGTCCCGCTCGAGGCGAGCCCGCGATCGTCGACTGTCGACAACCTCACCGTCACCCTCGAAGGCTCGCTGGTCGCGGATCAGCAGAGCGACCTGCACTTCCGCTTCGAGGACGGCGACGGCAGGATTGTCGACGATCTACAGCCCTACCTCGGCGCCGCCGGCCATGTCGTGGTCATGAGCGCGGACGGCGAGACGTTCGTGCACGGTCACGCCGAAGGTGCCGAGCTGGCGGTCCCCGGGGCCACCTTCGGTCCCGAGCTCGGGCTGCACCTGGACGTACCGGAGGCCGGGCTCTACCGCCTGTGGGCCCAGTTCCGGCTCGGGGACGGCGAGGTGATCACGGTGCCGTTCACGGTCGAGGCCGTGGATTCGGCCGCGGGTTCCGCTGGTTGA
- the rpsF gene encoding 30S ribosomal protein S6 — MRAYEVMVILEPSLDERTVAPTLDKFLKVVTNDGGTVENVDVWGRRRLAYEVNKNAEGIYAVVNLTAEPKTVLELDRQLGLNEQILRTKVIRPSK; from the coding sequence ATGCGCGCCTATGAAGTAATGGTGATCCTCGAGCCCAGCCTCGATGAGCGCACCGTCGCCCCGACCCTTGACAAGTTCCTGAAGGTCGTCACCAACGATGGTGGCACCGTCGAGAACGTTGACGTCTGGGGACGTCGTCGCCTGGCCTACGAGGTCAACAAGAACGCCGAGGGCATCTACGCCGTCGTCAACCTGACCGCCGAGCCCAAGACCGTTCTGGAGCTCGACCGCCAGCTTGGCCTCAACGAGCAGATCCTGCGTACGAAGGTCATCCGCCCGTCCAAGTGA
- a CDS encoding single-stranded DNA-binding protein, protein MAGDTVITVIGNLTDDPELRFTPSGAAVANFTIASTPSSFNRQTNAWEDGETLFLRCSIWRQAAENVAESLQRGMRVVAQGRLKSRSYETREGEKRTVFELECDEIGPSLRYATAKVTKASRQSGGQGGGGGYNQGGGYNQGGGYGGPQGGGQQAPAGNDPWASPAPQQPANAGGGAPANDPWATPGVGNDEPPF, encoded by the coding sequence ATGGCAGGCGACACCGTCATCACCGTGATCGGCAACCTCACCGACGACCCGGAGCTTCGCTTCACTCCGTCGGGTGCAGCCGTTGCCAACTTCACGATCGCTTCGACGCCCAGCAGCTTCAACCGGCAGACCAACGCGTGGGAGGACGGGGAGACCCTCTTCCTGCGCTGCTCGATCTGGCGTCAGGCTGCTGAGAACGTCGCCGAGTCCCTGCAGCGCGGCATGCGTGTCGTCGCTCAGGGCCGCCTGAAGTCGAGGTCCTACGAGACGCGTGAGGGCGAGAAGCGCACTGTCTTCGAGCTCGAGTGCGACGAGATCGGTCCTTCGCTCCGCTACGCGACCGCCAAGGTCACCAAGGCCAGCCGCCAGTCCGGCGGCCAGGGTGGCGGCGGCGGTTACAACCAGGGCGGTGGCTACAACCAGGGCGGCGGCTACGGCGGCCCCCAGGGTGGTGGCCAGCAGGCCCCGGCCGGCAACGACCCGTGGGCCTCGCCGGCTCCGCAGCAGCCCGCCAACGCGGGCGGCGGCGCGCCGGCCAACGACCCGTGGGCGACCCCGGGCGTGGGCAACGACGAGCCTCCCTTCTGA
- the rpsR gene encoding 30S ribosomal protein S18 gives MAKAVIRKPKKKVCQFCKEKATGVDYKDATLLRKFISDRGKIRARRVTGNCVQHQRDVAIAVKNAREVALLPYTSTGR, from the coding sequence ATGGCCAAGGCAGTGATTCGCAAGCCTAAGAAGAAGGTTTGCCAGTTCTGCAAGGAGAAGGCGACCGGTGTCGACTACAAGGACGCCACCCTCCTCCGTAAGTTCATCTCCGACCGCGGCAAGATCCGCGCCCGCCGCGTGACCGGCAACTGCGTCCAGCACCAGCGCGACGTGGCCATCGCCGTCAAGAACGCGCGCGAGGTCGCTCTGCTGCCCTACACCTCCACCGGTCGCTGA
- the rplI gene encoding 50S ribosomal protein L9 encodes MATKIILQQEVTGLGSAGDVVEVKDGYARNYLIPRGDAIRWTRGAESQVESIKAARSARSVRDEAHAAEIKGKLEANTVNVKVRAGKDGRLYGAITAADIAAAVTETTGESIDKRTIALGNPIKSLGSHEVSVKLHDEVSAKLALNVVPA; translated from the coding sequence ATGGCTACCAAGATCATCCTTCAGCAGGAGGTCACCGGGCTCGGTTCCGCCGGTGACGTCGTCGAGGTCAAGGACGGCTACGCCCGCAACTACCTGATCCCGCGTGGCGACGCCATCCGCTGGACCCGCGGCGCCGAGTCGCAGGTCGAGTCGATCAAGGCTGCGCGTTCGGCTCGCTCCGTGCGCGACGAGGCTCACGCCGCCGAGATCAAGGGCAAGCTCGAGGCCAACACGGTCAACGTGAAGGTCCGCGCCGGCAAGGACGGCCGCCTCTACGGCGCCATCACCGCCGCCGACATCGCCGCCGCGGTCACCGAGACCACCGGCGAGTCGATCGACAAGCGCACCATCGCGCTGGGCAACCCGATCAAGTCGCTCGGTTCCCACGAGGTCTCCGTCAAGCTCCACGACGAGGTGTCCGCCAAGCTGGCCCTCAACGTGGTCCCCGCTTGA
- a CDS encoding DinB family protein produces MAADPKSTLKSYLDARREALISKVEDLPEREARLPRTPTGTNLLGIIKHVTGVEAVYLGSTFGRPYPHPEELIADEDFEVDPQADWYATEDETVAGIIDRYRRVIAHGNETIDALPIDAVGHVPHWGGEEVTLHQMLVHLFADLAGHCGQADILREEVDGAVGWRKPGDNIPSEYDWPAYVAKLTEIANRF; encoded by the coding sequence ATGGCCGCTGATCCGAAGAGCACCCTCAAGAGCTACCTCGACGCACGCCGCGAGGCGCTGATCTCCAAGGTCGAGGACCTGCCGGAGCGAGAGGCGCGGTTGCCGCGTACGCCGACCGGGACCAACCTCCTCGGCATCATCAAGCACGTCACCGGGGTCGAGGCCGTCTACCTGGGGTCGACGTTCGGTCGCCCGTATCCGCACCCCGAGGAACTGATCGCGGACGAGGACTTCGAGGTCGACCCGCAGGCGGACTGGTACGCCACCGAGGACGAGACGGTCGCAGGGATCATCGATCGCTACCGCCGGGTCATCGCTCACGGGAACGAGACGATCGACGCGCTGCCGATCGACGCCGTCGGCCACGTGCCGCACTGGGGCGGCGAGGAGGTCACCCTCCACCAGATGCTGGTGCACCTCTTCGCCGATCTCGCCGGCCACTGTGGCCAGGCCGACATCCTCCGCGAGGAGGTCGACGGAGCGGTCGGCTGGCGCAAGCCCGGTGACAACATCCCCTCGGAGTACGACTGGCCGGCGTACGTCGCCAAGCTGACCGAGATCGCCAACAGGTTCTGA
- a CDS encoding helix-turn-helix domain-containing protein, producing MLTDDNRAVLGKLEGIKPHSRWILGETLEVMLHNGVDRPADVAVRMQLPPSTAAYRVRLLRELLGPDLHDPALRLAMMRALRSALPRWRAEAAYAKRRRTKGNRDTCC from the coding sequence ATGTTGACCGATGACAACCGCGCCGTGCTGGGAAAGCTCGAGGGGATCAAGCCGCACTCCAGGTGGATTCTCGGCGAGACGCTCGAGGTCATGCTGCACAACGGCGTCGACCGGCCGGCGGATGTGGCGGTGCGGATGCAGCTGCCGCCGTCGACGGCCGCCTACCGGGTACGTCTCCTGCGCGAGCTCCTCGGGCCGGACCTGCACGACCCGGCTCTCAGGCTGGCGATGATGCGGGCGTTGCGGTCGGCGCTGCCGCGCTGGCGGGCGGAGGCGGCGTACGCGAAGCGGCGCCGGACGAAAGGTAACCGGGACACATGTTGTTGA